In the Streptomyces formicae genome, one interval contains:
- a CDS encoding ROK family protein: protein MRSAAPGRLRAVIELGGTHVTAALVDPGTATVARAVRRPLDAKGRAEHVLGAVVRCATDLAAPEGLVWGVAVPGPFDHDKGIARFEGVGKFDDLYGIDVRAVLLDGVWPRPAHAVFLNDAHAFLLGEWHAGAARGHERCAGITLGTGVGSAFLVDGDIRRQGPGIPPEGRIDLVRVGGRPLEDSVSRRAVLARYGDGAVDVSDVAERARAGERHARDVLDGAFTTLGAVLAPYARDFAATVLVVGGAMAASWDLVRPALRAGLGDTPVTLRAAGLGEHAALVGAAAYAAEEN, encoded by the coding sequence ATGAGGAGCGCGGCCCCGGGCCGTCTGCGGGCGGTCATCGAGCTCGGTGGCACCCATGTCACCGCGGCCCTCGTCGACCCCGGGACGGCGACCGTGGCCCGCGCCGTCCGGCGCCCGCTGGACGCCAAGGGCCGCGCCGAACACGTCCTGGGCGCGGTGGTCCGCTGTGCCACCGACCTGGCCGCGCCCGAGGGCCTGGTGTGGGGCGTCGCCGTACCGGGACCCTTCGACCACGACAAGGGCATCGCCCGTTTCGAGGGGGTCGGCAAGTTCGACGACCTGTACGGCATCGACGTGCGCGCGGTGTTGCTCGACGGCGTGTGGCCGCGCCCCGCCCATGCCGTGTTCCTCAACGACGCGCACGCCTTCCTGCTCGGCGAGTGGCACGCGGGCGCCGCGCGCGGACACGAACGCTGCGCGGGCATCACCCTGGGCACCGGGGTGGGCTCGGCCTTCCTCGTCGACGGGGACATCCGCAGGCAGGGGCCCGGGATCCCGCCCGAGGGCCGCATCGATCTGGTCCGGGTGGGCGGGCGGCCCCTGGAGGACTCGGTGTCGCGCCGGGCCGTCCTCGCGCGCTACGGCGACGGTGCCGTGGACGTCAGCGATGTGGCGGAGCGCGCACGGGCGGGGGAGCGGCACGCGCGCGACGTCCTGGACGGGGCGTTCACCACGCTCGGCGCGGTCCTCGCCCCGTACGCGCGCGACTTCGCCGCCACCGTGCTCGTCGTGGGCGGCGCCATGGCCGCGTCCTGGGACCTGGTGCGGCCCGCGCTGCGCGCAGGACTGGGGGATACTCCCGTCACGCTGCGCGCCGCGGGGCTCGGCGAGCACGCGGCACTCGTCGGTGCGGCGGCGTACGCCGCCGAGGAGAACTGA
- a CDS encoding DUF1206 domain-containing protein: MRLPGATGSGTVQARRVAKGRTVAAVARAGFIGRGVLYLLVGALALRVAFADGGGEQQADRGGAVAELAERPFGHVLLWVLGAALAGMALWRLSELFFGQAGPDGGSARKRALSGGRAVFYGFVSYSVLAYAAGDKGSGSGSSDKQTQDVTAKALDWPGGQWIVAVAGAAVLGAGLWIAGRALLRKFRDRLRLGEMSGRVRRASDVLGVTGGTARGALFATAGGFAVAAALRHEPGKAKGMDDTLRSFTDTAAGPWLLALIAVGLAAFGLFSWVNARWRRI, encoded by the coding sequence ATGCGACTTCCGGGTGCGACAGGAAGCGGGACCGTACAAGCGCGGCGGGTGGCCAAGGGCCGCACCGTCGCCGCTGTGGCGCGCGCCGGATTCATCGGCCGCGGCGTGCTCTACCTCTTGGTCGGCGCGCTGGCACTGCGGGTCGCCTTCGCCGACGGCGGCGGCGAGCAACAGGCGGACCGCGGAGGCGCGGTGGCGGAGCTCGCCGAGCGCCCCTTCGGCCACGTCCTGCTCTGGGTGCTCGGCGCGGCCCTCGCGGGCATGGCGCTGTGGCGCCTCTCCGAACTCTTCTTCGGCCAGGCGGGCCCCGACGGCGGTTCGGCGCGCAAGCGCGCCCTGTCCGGCGGGCGCGCCGTCTTCTACGGCTTCGTCTCCTACTCCGTCCTGGCCTACGCGGCGGGCGACAAGGGCAGCGGCAGCGGGTCGAGCGACAAGCAGACCCAGGACGTCACCGCCAAGGCGCTCGACTGGCCCGGCGGGCAGTGGATCGTGGCCGTCGCGGGCGCGGCGGTGCTCGGCGCGGGTCTGTGGATCGCCGGACGCGCCCTGCTGCGCAAGTTCCGCGACCGGCTGCGCCTCGGCGAGATGTCGGGCCGCGTGCGCCGCGCCAGCGACGTCCTCGGCGTGACCGGCGGCACGGCGCGCGGCGCGCTCTTCGCCACCGCGGGCGGCTTCGCCGTCGCCGCGGCGCTGCGGCACGAGCCCGGCAAGGCCAAGGGCATGGACGACACGCTGCGGTCCTTCACCGACACGGCCGCAGGGCCCTGGCTGCTCGCGCTGATCGCCGTCGGCCTCGCCGCGTTCGGCCTCTTCTCGTGGGTCAACGCGCGCTGGCGCAGGATCTGA
- a CDS encoding STAS domain-containing protein: protein MNGTDVLAFRGELDAWADQELAPRVTALLDRAGHQVVADLRQVTFLDAGGLRLLVRIRRQVADNQGMLWLVPGSQRNWRVLRITRLDQAFVIPSCDPVAGARPWARSGFH from the coding sequence GTGAACGGCACTGATGTCCTTGCGTTCCGGGGCGAACTGGATGCCTGGGCCGACCAGGAACTCGCTCCGCGTGTGACGGCACTCCTCGACCGCGCCGGCCACCAGGTCGTCGCGGACCTTCGGCAGGTGACCTTCCTGGACGCCGGCGGCCTGCGCCTCCTCGTGCGGATCAGGCGTCAAGTGGCCGACAACCAGGGCATGCTGTGGCTCGTGCCCGGCAGCCAGCGCAACTGGCGGGTCCTGCGCATCACCCGCCTCGACCAGGCTTTCGTGATCCCCTCCTGCGACCCGGTCGCGGGCGCGCGGCCATGGGCGAGAAGCGGATTCCACTGA
- a CDS encoding helix-turn-helix domain-containing protein → MHRVVALVHAPQSTFELACAAEVFGTERRGLATRYTFGVCAERPGPVATRAGYDMVVRDGLDALERADTVVIPGWLPPQEPPSDEVTDALRRAHGRGARVLSICSGAFALAHAGLLDGRRATTHWALAEELAARFPAVRVDPDVLYVDHGDVATSAGSGAGIDLCLHLVRADQGAGYAAHVARNMVMPPHREGGQMQYAAPAHPVQFDGSLAPLLAWAGERLAEPIGIEDLAARAGVSARTLARRFADQLGISPGQWLLAQRIGAARELLESTDLPLEAVARRSGLASATNLRRRFLRALGTTPGGYRRAFRATPR, encoded by the coding sequence ATGCATCGTGTCGTCGCCCTGGTCCACGCGCCCCAGTCGACCTTCGAACTCGCCTGTGCGGCCGAGGTGTTCGGGACCGAGCGGCGCGGCCTCGCCACGCGCTACACGTTCGGCGTGTGCGCCGAGCGCCCCGGACCGGTGGCGACGCGCGCCGGGTACGACATGGTCGTGCGCGACGGCCTCGACGCCCTGGAGCGTGCGGACACCGTCGTCATCCCCGGCTGGCTGCCTCCGCAGGAGCCGCCGTCCGACGAGGTCACGGACGCGCTGCGCCGGGCCCACGGCCGGGGCGCGCGGGTGCTGAGCATCTGTTCCGGCGCGTTCGCCCTCGCGCACGCGGGGCTGCTCGACGGGCGGCGGGCCACCACGCACTGGGCGCTCGCGGAGGAACTGGCCGCGCGTTTCCCTGCCGTTCGGGTCGATCCCGACGTGCTGTACGTGGATCACGGGGACGTGGCGACCAGCGCGGGATCGGGCGCGGGCATCGACCTCTGCCTGCATCTGGTCCGCGCGGACCAGGGCGCCGGGTACGCCGCGCACGTCGCGCGGAACATGGTCATGCCGCCGCACCGCGAGGGCGGGCAGATGCAGTACGCGGCGCCCGCCCATCCCGTCCAGTTCGACGGCTCGCTCGCGCCGCTGCTCGCCTGGGCGGGCGAACGGCTCGCGGAGCCGATCGGCATCGAGGACCTGGCCGCGCGGGCGGGGGTCTCCGCGCGCACGCTGGCCAGGCGCTTCGCCGACCAGCTCGGCATCAGCCCCGGCCAGTGGCTGCTCGCCCAACGGATCGGCGCGGCAAGGGAGTTGCTGGAGTCCACGGACCTCCCCCTGGAGGCCGTGGCCCGGCGCTCGGGGCTCGCCTCCGCCACCAACCTGCGCCGACGCTTCCTGCGCGCCCTCGGCACGACACCGGGCGGCTACCGCAGGGCCTTCCGGGCGACACCGCGCTGA
- a CDS encoding class I mannose-6-phosphate isomerase, producing the protein MYRLDPRHAPAPGTVLATGWPAVAARLPRGSATVAVDGPPTADWDGLAARLAAELDAYGIAVVPLDLRAHHAPPAEVRRRTDDTDDPYFCRLAENTLRELFDDLPLPPDPRDRELVLVYGPGAALLPHDVLWYADLPKRYAEAAVAAGAGHNLGLPHAVGDLRRLFYIDWPVLDRHRDTLAPGVDGWLDVQDPHRPTWIDGDGLRATLAALARRPVRTRPYFNSTPWGGHWAQRELGFAPGARNTALGYELIAPEAGVLIGPHVGQQAEIPFQLLCVLHPDALLGPQVRARFGTSFPIRFDYLDTVGGGDLSVHCHPKEPYMRERFGWPYAQHETYYMTLGSPDTRVFLGLREDADIDLFRKEIEEAAHDGVPMDPADHVLTFPAEQGRLFMIPAGTPHASGAGNLVLEISATPYLYSLRLYDWLRPDADGKPRQLPYEHGLANLETRRRGDAVARDLVQEPRTLRHGTGWREELIGALDEMFYEVRRNVLDVDAELPDDTAGRFHVLNVVEGEGVLLHTAAGERLTLAYAETMTVPAAVGPYRLTAIGDAPVTVVKALVRPQTGTPRPHTGA; encoded by the coding sequence GTGTACCGGCTCGACCCGCGCCACGCCCCGGCACCGGGGACCGTCCTTGCCACGGGCTGGCCCGCCGTGGCCGCCCGACTGCCCCGAGGGTCCGCGACCGTCGCCGTGGACGGCCCGCCGACGGCGGACTGGGACGGCCTCGCCGCCCGGCTCGCCGCGGAGTTGGACGCGTACGGCATCGCGGTGGTCCCGCTCGACCTGCGCGCCCACCACGCCCCGCCCGCCGAGGTGCGCCGCCGCACCGACGACACCGACGACCCCTACTTCTGCCGACTCGCCGAGAACACCCTGCGCGAACTCTTCGACGACCTGCCGCTGCCACCGGACCCCCGGGACCGCGAACTGGTCCTCGTATATGGGCCCGGTGCCGCGCTGCTGCCGCACGACGTGCTCTGGTACGCCGACCTGCCCAAGCGGTACGCGGAGGCGGCCGTCGCCGCGGGTGCCGGACACAACCTCGGACTGCCGCACGCCGTCGGTGACCTGAGGCGGCTCTTCTACATCGACTGGCCCGTCCTCGACCGGCACCGCGACACCCTCGCCCCCGGCGTCGACGGCTGGCTCGACGTGCAGGACCCCCACCGGCCCACCTGGATCGACGGGGACGGGCTGCGCGCCACCCTCGCCGCCCTCGCCCGCCGACCGGTGCGCACCAGGCCCTACTTCAACTCCACGCCCTGGGGCGGCCATTGGGCCCAGCGGGAACTCGGCTTCGCCCCCGGCGCGCGCAACACCGCCCTCGGCTACGAACTCATCGCCCCCGAGGCGGGCGTCCTCATCGGCCCGCACGTGGGCCAACAGGCCGAGATCCCTTTCCAGTTGCTGTGCGTCCTGCATCCCGACGCCCTGCTCGGCCCCCAGGTGCGCGCCCGCTTCGGCACCTCCTTCCCGATCCGCTTCGACTACCTGGACACGGTGGGCGGCGGCGACCTCTCGGTGCACTGCCACCCCAAGGAGCCGTACATGCGGGAGCGGTTCGGCTGGCCCTATGCCCAGCACGAGACGTACTACATGACCCTCGGTTCCCCGGACACCCGTGTCTTCCTCGGTCTGCGCGAGGACGCCGACATCGACCTCTTCCGCAAGGAGATCGAGGAGGCCGCGCACGACGGCGTGCCGATGGACCCCGCCGACCACGTCCTGACCTTCCCCGCCGAACAGGGCAGGCTCTTCATGATCCCGGCGGGCACCCCGCACGCCAGCGGTGCGGGCAACCTCGTCCTGGAGATCAGCGCCACCCCCTACCTCTACAGCCTGCGCCTCTACGACTGGCTGCGCCCCGACGCCGACGGCAAGCCCCGCCAACTCCCCTACGAGCACGGCCTGGCGAACCTGGAGACCCGCAGGCGCGGCGACGCCGTGGCCCGCGACCTCGTCCAGGAACCGCGCACCCTGCGGCACGGCACGGGCTGGCGCGAGGAGCTCATCGGCGCCCTGGACGAGATGTTCTACGAGGTGCGCAGGAACGTCCTGGACGTGGACGCCGAACTCCCCGACGACACGGCGGGCCGCTTCCACGTCCTGAACGTCGTCGAGGGCGAGGGCGTGCTGCTGCACACGGCGGCGGGGGAGCGGCTCACCCTCGCGTACGCGGAGACGATGACGGTGCCCGCGGCGGTCGGCCCCTACCGGCTCACGGCGATCGGCGACGCCCCGGTCACGGTCGTCAAGGCGCTGGTCAGGCCCCAGACGGGCACACCGCGCCCCCACACAGGCGCATGA
- a CDS encoding LacI family DNA-binding transcriptional regulator, with the protein MPGPHPKGGQPTLRDVAERAGVSAMTVSRALRDDPQVLPATRERVRAAADALGYRPNEVARSLRLGRGTGLVGLVVTNLANPFYSRLALGVDSVVAGDGLKTVIGNTGQDQEAERELVADLVARRVDGIIAVPAGADQRHLASAVTDGVPVVLASRPPEGFAADCVLVDDFGGARDATARLLERGHRRIGFLGSPPAVHTGTERLRGFHAALAAAGLAADARHIRQGQTEPDQATRAAAELLALAEPPTALFCSNNRNTIGAFRAIRAADADVSLAGFDDFELADALGLALTLVAYDSDELGRAAGRLLLDRLRDHGSGAADERAEPRPPRQIVVPTSLVEYGG; encoded by the coding sequence ATGCCCGGACCGCACCCCAAGGGCGGGCAGCCCACCCTCCGCGACGTCGCGGAGCGGGCCGGGGTCAGCGCGATGACCGTGTCACGTGCCCTGCGCGACGACCCGCAGGTGCTCCCCGCCACGCGCGAGCGGGTGCGCGCCGCGGCCGACGCGCTCGGCTACCGGCCCAACGAGGTCGCCCGCAGCCTGCGCCTGGGCCGTGGCACGGGGCTCGTCGGGCTCGTCGTCACGAACCTGGCCAACCCCTTCTACTCGCGCCTCGCCCTCGGCGTGGACTCCGTCGTGGCGGGCGACGGCCTCAAGACCGTCATCGGCAACACCGGACAGGACCAGGAGGCCGAGCGGGAGTTGGTGGCCGACCTGGTGGCCCGCCGCGTCGACGGGATCATCGCGGTGCCCGCGGGCGCCGACCAGCGCCACCTGGCATCGGCCGTGACCGACGGGGTGCCGGTGGTCCTCGCCAGCAGGCCCCCCGAGGGCTTCGCGGCGGACTGCGTCCTCGTCGACGACTTCGGCGGCGCCCGTGACGCGACCGCCCGCCTCCTGGAGCGGGGCCACCGCCGCATCGGCTTCCTCGGCTCGCCGCCCGCCGTGCACACCGGCACCGAACGCCTGCGCGGCTTCCACGCGGCCCTCGCCGCGGCGGGTCTCGCCGCCGACGCGCGTCACATACGCCAGGGCCAGACCGAACCGGACCAGGCCACCCGCGCCGCCGCCGAACTGCTCGCGCTGGCCGAGCCGCCCACCGCGCTGTTCTGCTCCAACAACCGCAACACCATCGGGGCGTTCCGCGCCATCCGCGCCGCCGACGCCGATGTCTCCCTCGCGGGCTTCGACGACTTCGAACTCGCCGACGCGCTCGGCCTCGCGCTCACCCTCGTCGCGTACGACAGCGACGAGCTCGGCCGCGCGGCCGGCCGCCTCCTGCTCGACCGCCTGCGCGACCACGGGAGCGGCGCGGCCGACGAGAGGGCCGAGCCCCGCCCTCCCCGGCAGATCGTGGTGCCGACGAGCCTGGTGGAGTACGGGGGGTGA
- the secD gene encoding protein translocase subunit SecD, which translates to MKRAPLWRAIVALAVVALSLYVALTQTARLGLDLRGGTQIVLETKNSPTVKADAASTDRALEVLRQRVDALGVAEPSIARSGEKRIIVELPGVQDPREAAEVIGRTAQLTVHPVTGESADKGTAKAAADGSRTLPDPDRPGSHLVLGPTVLTGEGVKDAEAVLDQQAMAGWLVSLDFRKAAGESWARVTGEAACAPQGAPERRVAIVLDGKVISAPGVNEGVVCGTGITGGSTQITGGFDQDEARDLAALVKGGALPVPVDVVEQRTVGPTLGADAIDASTQAAIIGIALTALFITVVYRLMGVLASLALALYGLISYAALVALGATLTLPGLAGFVLAIGMAVDANVLVFERAREEYLGARSTDLAKPVRTGFAKAWSAVIDSNVTTLLAAGLLFFFATGPVKGFGVTLSIGVLASMVTALVITRVFADFAAARRFVRKRPGLTGITTTGRVRGWLSRRDPNLLRHRRRWLGASALLVVVAVSGIVLRGLDFGVEFTGGRLVEYSTSKPVDADTARGAVSDAGFPRAVVQESGDGDITVRTEKLTNEEQQRVKEALEKPGGTVTVERDELIGPSLGSELRQKALIALGIAVAAQLIYLSVRFRWTLAAAAVTAMVHDVLLVVGLFAWLGKPIDSVFLAAVLTVIGYSVNDTVVVFDRVREGRRRDPRRDLETTANRAVVQTLPRTVNTGMGALFILAALAVLGGDSLADFSLALIAGVLVGVASTVFTAVPLAVALEHRNPAPPPARPGRKRDVPDGYSPLEARRNKERGTGAVV; encoded by the coding sequence ATGAAACGCGCGCCCTTGTGGCGGGCGATCGTCGCGCTCGCCGTCGTCGCCCTGTCCCTGTACGTCGCCCTCACCCAGACCGCCCGCCTCGGCCTCGATCTGCGCGGCGGCACCCAGATCGTCCTGGAGACCAAGAACTCACCCACCGTCAAGGCCGACGCGGCCTCCACCGACCGTGCCCTGGAGGTGCTGCGGCAGCGCGTCGACGCGCTCGGCGTCGCCGAGCCGAGCATCGCCCGCTCCGGCGAGAAGCGGATCATCGTCGAACTGCCGGGAGTGCAGGACCCGCGCGAGGCCGCCGAGGTCATCGGCCGCACCGCCCAGCTGACGGTCCACCCCGTGACGGGCGAGTCGGCCGACAAGGGCACGGCGAAGGCCGCAGCCGACGGGTCCCGCACCCTGCCCGACCCCGACCGGCCGGGCAGTCACCTCGTCCTCGGCCCCACCGTGCTGACCGGCGAGGGCGTCAAGGACGCGGAGGCGGTCCTCGACCAGCAGGCCATGGCGGGCTGGCTCGTCTCGCTCGACTTCCGCAAGGCGGCGGGCGAGAGCTGGGCCCGCGTCACCGGCGAGGCGGCCTGCGCACCGCAGGGCGCGCCCGAACGCCGCGTCGCCATCGTCCTCGACGGCAAGGTCATCTCGGCGCCCGGCGTCAACGAGGGCGTGGTCTGCGGCACCGGCATCACCGGCGGCTCCACCCAGATCACCGGCGGCTTCGACCAGGACGAGGCCCGCGACCTCGCCGCCCTCGTCAAGGGCGGCGCCCTGCCGGTGCCCGTCGACGTCGTCGAGCAGCGCACGGTCGGCCCGACGCTCGGCGCCGACGCCATCGACGCGAGCACCCAGGCCGCGATCATCGGCATCGCGCTGACCGCGCTGTTCATCACCGTCGTCTACCGCCTCATGGGCGTGCTCGCCTCGCTCGCCCTGGCGCTGTACGGCCTCATCTCGTACGCAGCCCTGGTGGCACTCGGCGCCACCCTGACCCTGCCCGGACTCGCCGGGTTCGTCCTGGCCATCGGCATGGCCGTCGACGCGAACGTCCTCGTCTTCGAACGGGCCAGGGAGGAGTATCTCGGCGCCCGCTCCACGGACCTTGCCAAGCCCGTGCGCACCGGCTTCGCCAAGGCGTGGAGCGCGGTCATCGACTCGAACGTGACGACGCTGCTCGCCGCCGGTCTGCTGTTCTTCTTCGCCACGGGACCGGTCAAGGGCTTCGGCGTGACCCTGTCCATCGGCGTCCTCGCCTCGATGGTCACCGCGCTCGTCATCACCCGTGTTTTCGCCGACTTCGCCGCCGCACGGCGCTTCGTGCGCAAACGGCCGGGACTCACCGGCATCACCACCACGGGTCGCGTCCGCGGCTGGCTCTCCCGCCGTGACCCGAACCTGCTGCGCCACCGCAGGCGGTGGCTCGGCGCGAGCGCGCTCCTCGTCGTCGTGGCGGTCTCCGGGATCGTGCTGCGCGGCCTGGACTTCGGCGTCGAGTTCACCGGCGGCCGTCTCGTGGAGTACAGCACCAGCAAGCCCGTCGACGCGGACACCGCACGTGGCGCCGTGTCCGACGCGGGCTTCCCCCGCGCGGTGGTGCAGGAATCGGGCGACGGCGACATCACCGTACGCACGGAGAAGCTCACCAACGAAGAGCAGCAGCGCGTCAAGGAAGCCCTGGAGAAGCCGGGCGGCACCGTCACCGTCGAGCGCGACGAACTGATCGGGCCGAGCCTCGGCAGCGAACTGCGGCAGAAGGCCCTCATCGCGCTCGGGATCGCGGTCGCCGCCCAGCTGATCTATCTGAGCGTACGGTTCCGCTGGACGCTCGCGGCCGCCGCGGTGACGGCGATGGTCCACGACGTGCTCCTCGTCGTCGGCCTGTTCGCCTGGCTCGGCAAGCCGATCGACAGCGTCTTCCTCGCCGCGGTGCTCACCGTGATCGGCTACTCGGTCAACGACACGGTCGTCGTCTTCGACCGGGTACGCGAAGGGCGCCGCCGCGACCCGCGCCGCGACCTGGAGACCACGGCCAACCGGGCCGTCGTGCAGACCCTGCCGCGCACCGTGAACACGGGCATGGGCGCGCTGTTCATCCTCGCCGCGCTCGCCGTGCTCGGCGGCGACTCGCTGGCCGACTTCTCGCTGGCGCTGATCGCCGGTGTCCTGGTCGGCGTGGCGTCGACGGTCTTCACCGCGGTGCCCCTCGCGGTCGCCCTGGAACACCGCAATCCGGCGCCGCCGCCCGCGCGGCCCGGCCGCAAGCGCGACGTGCCGGACGGGTACAGCCCGTTGGAGGCGCGCAGGAACAAGGAGCGCGGTACGGGCGCGGTCGTCTGA
- a CDS encoding cupin domain-containing protein, with product MTGYVWSAVDDAPVRELFPGIRLRPLWRGENGASAQVLEMDPHTCWEGIDVHEPGPEEVFVVSGVFNDGERDYPAGSFIHAPAGSWHIPQTTTGCTLFVFYPEG from the coding sequence ATGACCGGCTATGTGTGGTCGGCCGTGGACGACGCCCCCGTCCGCGAACTCTTCCCCGGCATCCGCCTGCGCCCGCTGTGGCGCGGCGAGAACGGCGCGAGCGCGCAGGTGCTCGAAATGGATCCGCACACCTGCTGGGAGGGGATCGACGTGCACGAACCGGGCCCCGAAGAGGTCTTCGTGGTCTCCGGAGTCTTCAACGACGGCGAACGCGACTATCCGGCGGGCTCGTTCATCCACGCCCCCGCGGGCTCCTGGCACATCCCGCAGACCACCACCGGCTGCACCTTGTTCGTCTTCTACCCGGAGGGCTGA